The DNA window AACAATTTTATGGCAAAGAACATCGGATTTGAAAACAGCGCCGGTGCCATCAAACATCAAGCAGTAGCATTAAGAGTTTCTTCAGATTTTGCTATATTCTACAATTGCTCAATGGACGGTTACCATGACACACTTTATACACACGCCAAGCGACAATTCTACCGCGACTGCACCGTTTCTGGCACCATCGATTTCGTATTCGGTGATGCCCCAGTTGTCTTCCAAAACTGCACGTTTTTAGTCCGCAAGCCGCTCGAAAATCAACAGTGCACCGTAACCGCTCAGGGCCGAAAGGCGAGAAGACAACCGTCAGGAATCATCATACAGAACAGCACAATCACAGCTCATCCTGAATTCGAACCTGTCAAGGATCAGTTTAAAACGTACCTTGGCAGGCCATGGAAGGAATTCTCAAGAACAGTGATTATGGAATCGTTCATTGATGATATAATCGAACCAGAGGGATGGTCTCCTTGGTTCGGAACCTTCGGACTCAAGACTTGTTGGTACGGAGAGTATAATAACTACGGTCCTGGTTCAAGCACGAAAAAACGCGTAAAATGGAACGGAATTAAGCCGGTTTCTCGCCAACACGCAATAGATTTTACTCCGGGGAGGTTTCTTGGAGGAGATTCGTGGATCGAGCCGACAGGAATACCTTACGCGGCTTACTTAACTActcaaaattaaacattttttttgattCGTTTGTAATCAAGTACCATACGTAAGATGAACCTCGTTTTTCAGGTTGTgttatttgattgttttaatGTTAGTGAGCAGCATTACTCTATACAGACATCGATCTGTTCTTATAATTAAGTAgaaaatcatttaataatttgtagatttttggaatttttcttCCATTCTTTTTGTATTCAAAATCTTGATTATGTCTATCAATGTTTATCCAGCTATTTCTTCAACATTAGTCATGCTGTAATTGCAATTGTGTACAAATGCATTTTTCTCCTCCATTATAAAATGGCCAAACCCATCTTGGAGCCCTTGCATATTatcgttttatttatttaatcatttttaaaagttttatctTTATCTagtctttatattttttgaatttctaAATCCTAAAAGGGGTGTACTCTACTCTCGCACTAACCGCACTCGAAAAaggacaaaataaattaaaatacaaaaacacaaaaactgtatttaataaaaaactTAATCCATTACCAGACCCACTTAATCATTTTATGTTTGGTAATGGTTACGAAAATTGGACACATATACAAACTTTGCCCAAAAGATCacctattaaatttaaatttgtgaaATTTATGAACCTAATGAATACATGAGCGGTAGGAGCAATGTAATCACCAATGTGCATAACATAtgacaaatattttattaatactagtttcgcattacgtgctatgcacgtggctcgtaacgtaactcgtcaatgaatatattagtaaatttattataattatgtcaattttttatttataattaatattaagttAGTTAAAAAtctttgtaaaagtaaatataatattttcggttattaattttttttccatgctaatttttttttttggttttataataatcataattaaataattaatttaattttattaattatatttttaaaaataataagatataaatttaaataataatatattaaccaaatattgtattttaattttgtagttcaatcaaactaaaagatagatattttttacatattaaaaattaaattggagataatttagctaccttttctaattaggattttaattacaacagtgattaattaaataactaattagttaatgactataaaacttttatttattagtaaactgaaaaggattattcagtaaatttgtatgccccccccaatccgtgcttttatatacagtatagatagatatagatatagatatagaataattaaaaactcaaataatactttatcataaattaattaatttgtaacatttattttaaactattATTAATTTTGAGCAATAGAgtagtttttaaaaaaacgatattctatattttctttcctttttagacgttcattttttatttttatgtatacaaataattatttattttaaattttagtgataattttttaaaatttgcaatttaagtaGTAGAAAGAATATTTATTAATAGTAATTGCCAATTATTAATATGttgtcaaaataaaaacccCAAATCAGAAGAAGTCGTTTCTTATTGTCTCCGAAAATGGCGGTCTCATCGTCTTCCATCTCATCTTCCGAATCCTCTTCATCTTCCgattcctcctcctcctctcgTCACCGTCGCCGTCACCGTAATTACCGTCGTGACGGAGACAGAAGTAAAGATTCTCTGAAGGTCCGTAAGAAAAATAAGCCACATTCAAAACGCCGCCGTCACAGCAGACATCACCGCCACTCCTCCGATCCTGACCAATCCTCTTCAGATTCTTACTCTTCCAGGTTCTTGttttcaaaaccctaattatttTAGCGAAGTTTCTATAtccttttggtttttttttccattaaattATTCCTTTGAGCTAAGTTTAGCTCGATTGCTGTAAGTTTATTCAACTTTTATTATGAAATTAAGTTGTAGTGTAAATTAATGATATCTCTATAGAGCTggaattgattaatttttttattttgtttatatttttgaatttgtgtAGAATTGATGATACGTCTGATAGCGAGCATGAAACATCTAAGAGGCACAAGAAAAATGACAAATTGAAGAAGGTATGTCTTTTTTCtaatattagttttttaattctaatattTAGATGCTGTTTTTGTGTAGTAGTCCCATTACTCATATGATTGTTAATTTGTTGTTTAGATCAAAGAAAAGGACCGAAGTAAGAATCGTCGCCATAAACGACAGAAGCTCAAAGTAAAAGAGGTACACCACTATTCAACTTCTTCTCCCAAACTTGTTTTAATAAGCTAGagtgttttgtttaaatttgtgTCGACTGTCGAGTGTGATGGAAGTAGCCTTATCATAGTTTGTGGAAAGCGAAAGCTTTTTAATGCAATTCAATGAAgtcctaggtagcacggacacttcattcaacaACGTGTcctgtttcggaaacgttttggacacagaactttattttttacataggaaaccttaaagTAACATTGTTTCGCGTTTGTCCCTTTTTCCCATGTCCTGTTTTAAAAGGTCAAAATTGCTTAATGTAATTCTTTCAGGTTTTGAATATAGAAAAGAAAACGAGAAATACCAGTTAACTAgggtttttaaaagaaatgatATAGTGCCAAAATGACTAGATTTTGTGCGAATTGAAGTATTGGACTTGAGATATTAAAACAAAAGCATGTgcttatttatttcataactgaATTACCTTTTTCCTTGTCTTGGTTttcttttaaatgttttggcatcGAATGCATATTAATATCTGAGTTACTTATAATACTTCTGCCTATTACATGGTTGGCTCTTTGAAAATTGGAGCTGGGGTCTGCGACATGATATCTGGGTGGTTACTTTTTGGACTTgctttggattttgtttttggCTCGGGTTTGTCCTGGCAACGGGAGACTTGTATAGACGGAGCAGGATGAGAGGGGTAGTGGCCCTGTACAGCTTTCCAAGGTACATCTATCCTCTACGCTCTCTCCTTTTTCTACttttacatttaattaactCGTGAAATTTTCGTTTGACAGTTCTTAGGACGTGGCAAGGATGATGGTGTTCGTCGAAGCGCAGTTTCCGGAAAAAAGGTTCGTAGAGCTAAATAATTCAATTACGGACGTTATAGATATGTGTGACGAGTAGTTCATCAGTGTCGATGTGTTTATTCTGTAGATATTACTGAAACTTGAGAAATCGAAAGAGGATAAGGAAGCAGAAAATAAAAGGAATGAATTGCTAAAATTCTTGAATGCTAGTTTTGATTGATATAAGCGAGCTCGGAGTCAAGTCTCAGCTGAAAGGTGAAAATGTTTCTGGTTACAGCCATTGTCATCTGgcatatatttatattacaaGGATATTCTGCAGGGAGTCACATTTTGAACATTGTTAAATTTGTCTTGAGCTGTTGTTGCTCCTGAGAATTAGCAGACTCCCAACTGTCCTGTTGTATCAATTTGCTACACATGTGCATTATTTTCTTGGatggattttgattttttttaatagctAAATTGGTAGCCTCGTCGTTTATTCCATAcggaataattattttttgtttctgttcatatttatataaataatagtaattttatggAATTGCTACGTAGTATAAATTTTTGTAGGATAAGTATTATCTCAAAATTTGAAAAGTAGTTATTCTATTCCATATGTATTTGCAAACCTAGTTTTAGGGTTTTACTTGCCGGAATGCCATACATTTTTTAGTCTCTGATTGGT is part of the Mercurialis annua linkage group LG3, ddMerAnnu1.2, whole genome shotgun sequence genome and encodes:
- the LOC126674421 gene encoding uncharacterized protein LOC126674421, whose translation is MAVSSSSISSSESSSSSDSSSSSRHRRRHRNYRRDGDRSKDSLKVRKKNKPHSKRRRHSRHHRHSSDPDQSSSDSYSSRIDDTSDSEHETSKRHKKNDKLKKIKEKDRSKNRRHKRQKLKVKETEQDERGSGPVQLSKFLGRGKDDGVRRSAVSGKKILLKLEKSKEDKEAENKRNELLKFLNASFD